DNA sequence from the Aminivibrio sp. genome:
AGGAGATCTTCCGCCTCCTGGGCGGCCCGTATATTCTCTCCTTTCCCGCCGAGTTTCCCTTTCCCGGGATCACCGTCCGGGGCGTGGTCATCTCCCCCGCCATCATCTCCATCTATGCCGTCAGCGCGGCGGTGCTGCTGATCCTCTGGTTCGTCGTGACGAAAACGGAGCTCGGCCTCGCCATGCGGGCCACGTCCCAGGATCGGGAAATAGCGGGAGCCATGGGTATCAACAGCTCTTACACCATCAGCATGACCTTCGTCCTCGGTTCGGCGGTGGCCGCGGTGGCCGGCATCCTCGTGGGGATCTACTTCAACCAGGTCTACCCTACCATGGGGGCCGTGCCCGCCTATAAATGTCTCGCCCTCATCGTGGTCGGGGGCCTCGGGTCCCTGCCGGGCGCGGTGCTCGCCTCCCTGCTTCTCGGCGTTGGGGAGACGCTGCTCATCGGGTATGCCAACATCCCCCTGCCGAGGGATTCCCTGGCGTTCATCGCCATGATCGCCGTGCTCCTCTGGCGGCCCCAGGGACTCTTGGGCAACAGGTAAGGGAGGGGATTCCGTGAACGACTATTCCATCACCATCCTGACCTTCATCGCCATCCAGGCCATAGTGGCCTGCGGCCTCAACGTCATCGTGGGGTACGCCGGGCAGATTTCCCTCGGCCACGCCGCATTTTTCGGCATAGGGGCCTACGCCTCCGCACTGCTCACCACGAAGGCCGGTCTCACCTTCTGGACAGCCCTGCCGCTGGTGATCCTTCTCACGGGCGCCATCGGCCTGGTGCTCGGCATGCCGAGCCTCCGGCTCCGGGAGGACTTCCTGGCGGTGACCACCATCGGCATCAATTTCATCGTGGAATCCGTCTTCCTGTACGTTCCCTTCTTCGGAGGAGCCCTCGGACTGGGAGGAATACCGAGCATCACCTTCCTCGGCACGAGGCTCCGGGGGCCGAATTTCCTGTACCTCTGCCTCGTATTCCTGGCTGCGGTGCTGTTTATCTCCCGGCGGTTCACCAGGAGCTGGGGGGGCCTCGCCTGCTTCGCCCTCCGGGAGGAGGAGACGGCGGCTTCCAGCATGGGGGTGTCCCCCATCCGTTTCAAGCTGCTGGCCTTCGTCCTCGGGACGGCCATGGCGGGATTGGGCGGAGCTCTCTACGCTCACCTCATGCGGTTCATCAGCGCCACGGACTTCGGCTTCACCCTCTCGGTTTCCATGATGTCCATGGTGGTCCTGGGGGGAATAGGCACCCTTTGGGGCCCCGTGTTCGGCGCCCTGATCCTCGGCGTCCTGCCCGAGGTCTTCCGCCCCCTGATCGACTACCGCATGCTGCTCAACGCCGCCATTCTGCTGCTCATGATCCGTTTCCAGCCTGCGGGGCTCCTCGGCGAGGGCAGCCTTCTGCGGCGGCTGTTCCGCCCGGGGAGGGATTCGACCCATGGATGACATTCTGCTCCGCCTCGAAGGCGTTTCGCGCAGTTTCGGCGGCCTGAAGGCCGTGGACGACGTCTCCTTCTCCCTCGCCAGGGGGGAGATACTGGGGCTCATAGGCCCCAACGGCGCGGGAAAGACCACCTGCTTTAACCTCATCTCCGGCGTCTACGCCCCCACGAAGGGGGATATCGTGCTTGAAGGCGTCTCCACCGCCGGATTTCCCCCCTACCGCATGGCCGCTCTGGGAGTGGGGCGGACCTTCCAGGTGGTGAAGCCCTTCTCCACCCTGTCAGTGCTGAACAACGTCCAGGTGGCCCTGGGCCTGAAACGCTACGGGAGCGTCTTCTCCTCCCTCGGCCCCTGGGACACGAAGTCCTCCAGAAACGAGGCCATGGAGATCCTGGAGGAGGCGGGCATCGCCCATCTCGCCGGAACGCCTTCCGGACAGCTTCCCCTGGGGAACCAGAGGCGCCTTGAGCTGGCCCGGGCTCTGGCCCTGAAGCCGAAGCTCCTGCTGCTGGACGAGACCTTCTCCGGCCTGCGCCACGAGGAGGTGAGCCTGCTCTCGAAGCTGGTGCTCGGGGTGCGGGCCAGGGGGATTTCCGTCCTCCTCATAGAACACAACATGAAAGTGGCCATGGGGCTCTCCGACCGACTCGTGGTCCTCGACCACGGCAGGCTGCTCGCCGAGGGGAAGCCGGAAGCTATCCGGTCCGACCCCCTGGTCGTGGAAGCTTACCTCGGGAAGGGGGCATCCTCCTATGCTTCTTGAACTGCGGGATCTCCAGGTCTTCTATGGGGACATCCACGCCCTGGAGGGCATCTCCCTGTCCGTGGCGGAGGGGGAGCTCGTCTCCGTCATCGGCGCCAACGGGGCCGGGAAAAGCTCCCTGCTGAACTGCATCATGGGGATCGTCCCCGCGAAGGGCGGATCGGTAACCTTCTCCGGGAAGGATGTCACCTCAATGCCGGTCCACGAACGGGCCCGGAGCGGCATCCGCATCGTTCCTGAGCGGGCCCGGGTCTTTCCCAGGCTGTCCGTGTACGAAAATCTCCTCACCGGGTGCTTCGGCATGAGACACATCATCGATCTCGCCGCCAAACTCGCCTGGATCTACTCCCTCTTTCCCGTGCTGGAGGAGCGGAAATCCCAGCTCGCCTCCACTCTTTCCGGAGGGGAGCAGCAGATGCTGGCTATCTCCAGGGCGCTCATCGCCGACCCGAAGCTGCTCCTGGTGGACGAGGTTTCCATGGGGCTTATGCCCATGCTGGTGGACAAAGTTTTCGAGGTGCTTTCCATGCTCAACCGGGACCACGGCCTGACCATCCTGCTGGTGGAGCAGAACGCCCTGGCCTCCCTGGGCATTTCCTCGAGGTCCTACGTCCTCGAGACGGGCAGGATCGTTCTCGAAGGCCCGTCGGAAGAGCTTCTCAAGAATCCCGGGGTCCGGGAGGCCTACCTCGGCCTGTAGCGAAAAACGGCTGTACGGGACAGGATAGCCTGTCCCGGGAGAAGAGAACGGCACACTCAAATTTTCGGAGGTGAAAAAAATGCGTATTCTGAAAACGGCAATACTTGCTCTGTGCGCGGTGCTTCTTGTCTCGTCCGCGGGCATAGCCGCGGACACGGTGAAAATCGGTATGCTCGTTCCCCTGACCGGCCCGGCGGCGGCCGACGGCACGAGCGCTCTCTATTCGGTCCAGATCGCCCTCGACCAGGTCAACGCGGCGGGAGGCGTCCTGGGCAAACAGGTGGAACTGGTCTACTACGACGACAGGGCCGATGCCAAGGAAGCGGTCGCCCTTGCCCACAAGCTTATCGAGCAGGATAAAATAGCGGCCTTCGTGGCCGGCTCCTACAGCCTTCCCACTCGGGCCGTGGCCCCCATCTTCCAGGAGGAGGGGATTCCCCTCGTGGCGGGCTACGCCATTCACCCCGACGTGACCCGGGCCGGAGACTTCTGCTTCCGGAACGGCTTCCTGGGCATGGTGGAGGGGAAGGCGGCCGGGTACACCGCCCACAAGCTTCTCGGCGGAAAGACGGTGGCTCTTCTGACCAGC
Encoded proteins:
- a CDS encoding branched-chain amino acid ABC transporter permease — protein: MQLFFEQLLNGVAMGAIYSLITLGLALVYGVMRILHVAHAAVYTAGAYVGLYVFSLTGSLLPAVPAAMAACAVLGVAIERMIYTPLLKYPPFVPLIGSIAVFLGLEEIFRLLGGPYILSFPAEFPFPGITVRGVVISPAIISIYAVSAAVLLILWFVVTKTELGLAMRATSQDREIAGAMGINSSYTISMTFVLGSAVAAVAGILVGIYFNQVYPTMGAVPAYKCLALIVVGGLGSLPGAVLASLLLGVGETLLIGYANIPLPRDSLAFIAMIAVLLWRPQGLLGNR
- a CDS encoding branched-chain amino acid ABC transporter permease, which encodes MNDYSITILTFIAIQAIVACGLNVIVGYAGQISLGHAAFFGIGAYASALLTTKAGLTFWTALPLVILLTGAIGLVLGMPSLRLREDFLAVTTIGINFIVESVFLYVPFFGGALGLGGIPSITFLGTRLRGPNFLYLCLVFLAAVLFISRRFTRSWGGLACFALREEETAASSMGVSPIRFKLLAFVLGTAMAGLGGALYAHLMRFISATDFGFTLSVSMMSMVVLGGIGTLWGPVFGALILGVLPEVFRPLIDYRMLLNAAILLLMIRFQPAGLLGEGSLLRRLFRPGRDSTHG
- a CDS encoding ABC transporter ATP-binding protein, giving the protein MDDILLRLEGVSRSFGGLKAVDDVSFSLARGEILGLIGPNGAGKTTCFNLISGVYAPTKGDIVLEGVSTAGFPPYRMAALGVGRTFQVVKPFSTLSVLNNVQVALGLKRYGSVFSSLGPWDTKSSRNEAMEILEEAGIAHLAGTPSGQLPLGNQRRLELARALALKPKLLLLDETFSGLRHEEVSLLSKLVLGVRARGISVLLIEHNMKVAMGLSDRLVVLDHGRLLAEGKPEAIRSDPLVVEAYLGKGASSYAS
- a CDS encoding ABC transporter ATP-binding protein, encoding MLLELRDLQVFYGDIHALEGISLSVAEGELVSVIGANGAGKSSLLNCIMGIVPAKGGSVTFSGKDVTSMPVHERARSGIRIVPERARVFPRLSVYENLLTGCFGMRHIIDLAAKLAWIYSLFPVLEERKSQLASTLSGGEQQMLAISRALIADPKLLLVDEVSMGLMPMLVDKVFEVLSMLNRDHGLTILLVEQNALASLGISSRSYVLETGRIVLEGPSEELLKNPGVREAYLGL